ccaaaagagaaggcaggGAAAGCACTCAGATACCATCCAGCAATCAGAcagaagggagagaaaagggggagaAAAGCTGCAAAAAGAGACAAGAGGGAAGCGATGCatgcaagtgagagagagatggaaagaaGGAGGGAGTTaaacaggaaggaaagggaaaatagGAGGAAAAAGGGAGAAATGAACTCAGAAGAGAggtggaagaaaggaagaagagagacaagacagaaagagaaagaggtgGGAGAGGATGAGGTAAACAGCTGATGCTCAATgtaaagggagggaaggagggagccagcctggctccactggCCCAACCAGGGGCTGCTGCTCTCCACGCTGTGGAGCAATAACTCTAGTCTCTTTCTTTTTCAGGGGATGGGCAGGTGGATTTTGAGGAGTTTGTGACGTTACTGGGTCCTAAGCTCTCCACCTCGGGGATCCCCGAGAAGTTCCACGGCACAGACTTCGACACTGTCTTCTGGAAGGTAGGAGGTACCCCTTGCCCAGGACTGTCTCCACGCTCTCCTTTCTCCCTGACACCACTGCAACCTCATCCTTAGATCCCAAGCCTTGAGCTAGACACAGTCCTCCTTGGAGGCAGGGAACACAGAGAAATGGCAGTTCTAGAAATTACTTTAATCACAGCGGTACAAACCACTGCTGGTCTTTCCCTCGGATCCCTGGGGATCTGCCTGGGAAGGAGCAGCCAGTGCAGTGAGGAGATGAAGAGAAAGATGTTACTCACAAGAAGGAGGCCTTGCTTAGCCCAAACCTCACCAATGCTCCTCATCTATAAAGACCCACCAAAAATCCATTGCCCCTCACAGCTGCAGTATGCTCCAATGTAGATCACTGTTATCCAGAGCACCAAGTGGCTGCTGATGATATCGGTGGGATCAGGTCAGCAGGCAGCATGAGCACTGGAGCAGGATGGATAAGAGAAATGTTATCCCTTACTACAGGAGTGAGGACAAGTGAGATGCACAAGAACTGCTGACATGATGCAAACTGGAATGTGTGCTCTTATTACACTTAGTAGGGCAATACAGGAAACAtcaccagtggcagctgctgcaaagtgAACCCAAATCTCTGCTAGGGTTCATGCATCTGGACCCCAAATCTCCCACTTCCTGTGCATACAGATCCCCACTATGTAGCTATTGATAGTTCAACACCAACATGCTAAACACATCCCAGCTGAGGCAACATGACCGTTGTGCGGTTAGCAGATTCACATGACGGCCTGGTCTGTTCTGAGTCTTAGGGAGCAGTTGCTAGACATCAAAGGCTACATTTCACTGAGACATTTCAGTTTTCACTAGCCTGACCAGAGTATCCTAACGGAGCAATGACCAGTGACCAGCTCCTCCACTGTAAGCCCTTGCCCCAACACCTGTGTCTGCAGCTACCTAAGCCTCATGGACAGCAATGACTTGACAGTCCTGGAGGTGATCAGTGAGAGGGAAATCTGGCTTGGACCTTGCCTCCTTTATCAAAGGCTCCACCGAGTGTCTCTGGGACCCTGCATTACATCGCAACAGGAGCCTCTTTGCAGATGTAACTTAACATGTGTTTTTAGAGGACCAGGAGTAGCTGATAGCTGCTGACCATATCCATCCTTGACctaaaaccactgatctaaactgAGGTGCAGCTGGTTAAATTCTGGCCTCTTTCTGAGCAGTGCTGTTCCCTGGGAGCCAGATTCTTCTGGTTTTTGCACTCCCCTGGCACTGACAAGTATTCAGCCTGGCATCCCCTCTGTTTTATGCAACTCCTCGGGACTCCCTAGATGGGTCTCCCCACAGGCTGTTGCTCACGGCACAGatctccaggcaggagctggtttGCAGTTTCCAGTTTGGGGTTAATTTTTGGATCACCTTTTTCCTCTTGGTGCATTTTGCACTCCAAAGCAGGGATGGTCAGAAGGGAAATTGGGGCTCAGGCAGGGCATTTGTCTCCAGCACTCTAGGTGTCTGGGAGCCTGGTGTCACTAAGTGTGACTAAgggtgtgggggtggaagggatggAAAACAGTCTTCTTGGGtttgcagacagcacagtccCCTGCCTGAAGCACCTCTGTCATGGTTGTATACAGTGCTGTGCCCTGTCGCTTTGTTCCTTCAGCTCATCCTGTTCCCTGTAGCATGGCGCAGTTGTTGACCATGTGACAGCTCTGACATGACTTGTGACAGGCAGCAACTCTTTGATAACTATGACCCAGGCATGATGGGGACCACTGTGCTGAAGTGTGAGTGGATGGTGGCAGTGACAATCTGCACCCCTTGTAAGATGGGGGCTGGTGCTTAAGGGTTGGGCAGCCCATGTGAGGGCAGCCCTGTAACATGCAAATAGAAGTCACATGATGCCAATGAGAGTTTCCATGACAATAATGCAAGGGTTGCATCCCACATGAGAGATCCATAACTTCTTCATGATCTTTCCCCCTCCACCACAGTGCGACATGCAGAAACTGACAGTTGACGAGCTGAAGAGGCTTTTGTATGACACCTTCTGCGAGCATCTGTCCATGAAGGACATTGAGAACATCATCATGACtgaagaggagagccacatgGGCAATGCTGAGGAATGCCCCGTTGATGTAGAGAGTAAGTGCCCCCTTCCACCAACAGCTGCAGACACAGGCAGAGCTTCTCCTTATTGGTATTTGCCCTACAGTCATGGACCTGAACCCTATGGTGCAAGATGCTGTATAGATACAGGACAGAAGGATAGTCAGGGTGCCCAGGAGATCACAGTTAGATCAATGCAAACagccatttttttcagattttgggAAGTTCCAAAAAATGTAAAAGAATTCTTTTTCAGGTCAGCCTGAACTGAAATGCTAAAGAAATGGCTCTGTGCCCCATTTCACGTggttctgaactttttttttaagaaaacagaaggaaattTCAAAAGCTGTTTGGAATAAGAAGCTGGAACTGTTTGTTTAGCAAATGTTGGAGCAAATTGTGTTGATAATACTGTGCAACAACTCAGTGAAACCAACCCCAATTCACAAAAACATTCCTGTTgtcaaatctgcattttttgctgaaaaaatTGTCAGCCAAttttcccccagctcccttcaCAGGCTGCTGTGCAGGGGCACCCAGCTCCACATGTGGGCAGTCACAATGTGCTGTCTCTGCTCCCACTGTGACACCAGCCATGTTGCCCCCTTACAAACCTTACCTGTGGAAGAGGCATGACTGACTCCACCGGAAGCAGGATCTGGGTTTGCTTTGATACAGAAGAAGCTAATGCAGGGCTGGGTAACATCAGGGAGATGCACCATCCTCCTTGACCAGCTACCCTCTCTTAGCTGAGGGACTGACTGAAGTGCGGGTTGGGGCGGCCAAGCGTTCTGAGGGTGGTCCTGAGATGTATGGCTTGGTGCCATGTGCTTTGTCCCATGTTCTGACCCAGGGTCAGTTTTGTGCATGCTGTCTGGGTGGCCAAGTGATGCCAGGATGTGTGGTGTCACCCATGGGAATTTACTGATCTTGAACAAGTTCTTGAATAGGGCCTCTGTCCTCCCTGCTGCTCACATGGTACTCTGCAGCTATTGCACTTGGGATTATGGCTCCTTCTTGTGCCCCAAGCAATGTAACACAGCCCTATTGGGTCTTAACCTGAAAAGAAACATTAGTAAATTGTAGGTGAAAGCCATTTGTGATCCATTAAAAGGAATCAGTTGATCATGACCCCCAGGAATGCCTAAGTCTGGGAAAAAATTCTTGGTTGCCCTTCCACCAGGAGTGGCACTGAGTGCAGGTGGTACTAGGACCCTATGCAGAAGGCAGTCTCCCATCTTATACACATCTGTCCATCAAACTGTCTCATAGGATAAAAGTGACCCTAAGCTGACAATGACAGCAATGATTACAGGCCCAGAGAGAATGacctaagaggagagactgaaggagccAAGACTGTTCAGTTTAGAGAGGAGAATAAATGAGAGGGCTCATCATAGTTGTATCCCactccagaggtggctgcattttggcTTGAAGTTATACTGCTGCCGTGTAAATGCTAAGAACATTAACTGGTCTATAAGTTATCTTACTGGGTGATTTCCTATACTCTGATTGGCTGCGTTCCAATTTGCATGACTGCACTATTATTTTGAGGGATGGGGGAATCTCACTGAAGCATGAGCTTGAGATCCACTCTGTTCTTGTGCCAAAGGCTGTCCTCAGTGACCCAGTTGCAAATGGGTACTTGTTCATTCAGCCTGGGGAGTCGAAGGCAGCCAGACATGATGCTAGTCTTTGTGCGTGTCTCTGGCATGCCTTAGGCACTGTGAGCTGGTAGAGCTGGAGGACATTTTCTTGACAACTATTTACCAATAATTGTTTTCTAAGCAAATTAGCTCATTCTAATTAACTGATAGCCATTGTTAAGCAACACACACAGGAATGTGCATATTCAGTTCAGACTTAGTACACCAAAATTATGTGACTATATCTACTCTGATAGGCTACTGTAAACTCTTCTGCTCTTATTGGCTTCTGTGCCTGATATCAGGTCTGCAAATAGGACTAGTTGATACCAGGCTCCCTTGCCCCCATCCTACTCCTCATCAAACCCAAAAACAAGTCAAGTCCTCATGTTCTGGGCACATGGGCAACACACAGACCACTGAGCTGCCACGTTCTGTACACAACCCCTTAATGTCACTGCCTTCTGTACATAAATCTCCTGCTCTATACTCTCAAATTAAGGAGTGCTGTTCTAGTCactcccacatacacacacaccacaggCAGCACAGTTGCTACTACATTTTATGCATATGCAGTAAAGGCCTCTGTATTCCACATATGCCTGGATTTGGTGCAAACGTGGAGAGAACAGCTGTGCTCATCCCATTCCGTGCACATGTAGCAATGGCACACCACACTGGCCGTTCCCGTTGACACAGAAGATTGCTGCAATTCCTAAACATGTTGGCTGTGGAGGTCACAGAACTCCATGCATACATCACAAGTCCTCTGCCAATAGAAGCGGCACATTTTCTATACTAGTCCGCTGTGGAAGCCATGGGAATTTTCATTCATAGAAAATGGGTTGACAACCCATGGTCCATGGGCTAGAGCCATTGAATCCAGACCCTGGAGAAGGGGCTTTGGCAGTGTTTGATGACAGGGGATTTTACCTATGCCACACTAAGACTGGGTgtcagggagaagtggcagcgaGAAGTGGTGGCCAGGTCCTAATGCTGGCCCACCTTCAGCCAAAACAGGGTCATTCCAGCCCGCTGCCAGAAAACTTTACCAACCCCCAGTATAAAACACAGTGAATTTACTGAGTACTCTGGCACCACCAGCCTTGTGGGCAAGGAAGATGGTGACACGCCATCTTCCCCCACCCGCCTCCCAAGCATTCATGAATCAAGCAAGCCAGATCAACTGAGTCCTAttaccccattttttttctttttaattaagaaaGTGACAGTTCTATTCTGGCTCCAGGCTGCTTTGAATGTTAATACAGGAAGGAACCACTTGGTGCCATGCaggagagctgctgctctgcatgccaAACGGCAGCGGGCTGTGGCAGGGCTTCTTAGCATACCCATCAGCACCCGCCTCGCATCAGGGAGCAATCCTCAGCAGCACTTGCCAGACAAGCAGGATGGTGCTTCATGTATGAGGGTCTTCCTAGCAGGTGGGCTGCAAGCTACaagcagggagggcacagggatGTCTGAAGACACCcttggggtgcaggtggggatgGATCCTCCACAACAGCCTGAGAATGAAGGGCTGCAGGGGACATTAAACTAACATGCGTCCTCTGTCCAATCCCTCCCTTCCTGTTTACCCCTTGTCCCTCTTCTGCCCCCAACCTCCCTGACTGCTTTCTCTGCAGCCTGTTCAAACCAGCAGATCAGGCAGACGTGTGTCCGGAAGAGCCTCATCTGTGCTTTTGCTATCGCTTTCATCATCAGCGTCATGCTGATCGCCGCCAACCAGGTGCTGCGGAGTGGGATGAAGTAGCTCAGACAGAGAGACTGTCAGCCAGAAGAACAAATACAGAGATacctatataaatatatatatatatataatatatataatctatACACCACGGGGGGAGAAAGCAAACTGTATTCCTCCATGGCACACGTCTTGGGGACACCCACCGGCTCCTCACTGACATCCTTTGTTTCCCTCCTCCGACTCCGCCTCTGATGGGAATGCCCTTCCTGGAGACAGGGCCCGTTGTCTGCAAATCACCTGCCTTGTCCTGGGGCTGGAGAGGTCACCTGGATTCGCATGGCTGTTTGCGGAACATTTAAACTAAAAGTGCATGCAACGTGCATGGACCCCCTTCCTGTCTGAGTGATGCAATAGCGTGTGCTTTTATAACTGGGTACTAGGATCCTATCAGATATATAATATATTCTATATCTCTATATTTATGATAAACCAAATCGTCCCTTAAGCAATACACACTCGTCAAGATTTTCTATTGGAGATTTGGGTGTTGCATGGACCTCAGTAACAAGGGCTGGATTCCACCACTTGCTGAAGCATCACCACCCAGAACCACCTCCATGCTTCTAACCTCCTCCTAGCAGGCTCCTTCCCAGAAATTCACACTCTTCACCATATCTACCCCTGTCCTGTCATTAAGCCTGCTCTGTGCGAACCAGGGTATGCTGCCAATGGAAGGAGAGAGCAATCACTGCTGGTTTATAGTCTAGTCTGTATTGCAGCTCAGTCCCTGCTGCCATCAGAGAACCCACACATGGGACATTCCCTAGCTATTCTTAACCAGGTGTGACTGGTGCTTGATGGGCAACAAAGCAACCTGGAGGAGTTCACAGCAGGTGTGACTCACCTGATTTTGGCCTTGGAAGCACCCCTCTGACTCAAGACCTCACTGTCTCTTGGGTATGGTCATCATCACTGTCACGAGAAGCAGTGCCAATCCATTGTACATTCCAGAGAGGCAGTGTGGACCACTGAGTAGAGCACTAGAGCAGGACTTagggcacctgggttctcttcctgcttctgccATGGACCTGCTGGaggaccttgggcaagtcccttcccctctctgtgcctcggtttccccattgTAAAATGGGGGTGATGATACTGACCTCtgttgtaaagcactttgagatctacaGTTGATAAGAGGTGGGTTATTAACCAGCAGGAAATGCTGGACCCCACTGATATTAATCAGCCATCCCCAAAGGTTGCTGGCTAGAAGCTGCCTTTGAGCGCTGCTCCATCCCAGTTCCAGAGACGGCTGCCACCTCTCTGGTCTGGTAAGTGAATGTCCTGTCTGAGGGAGCACTTCTGAACTGCCCtatacccacacacactcaccctgGCTCCCATCACCtgtacctgctccctgcccatatCTGTATCTGAACACTGTACATGTTCACACACCCTCTAGCCTGTATGTAGCATCCACCTGTTCATCAGACTGGTTtggattttggtttgtttttcattttttttcccccaacccaaataaaaatggaatttaTAAACTGCTCTGGGCTCCTTTGGATCTGGCTGCGATGGACGGCAggttgaggggaggggaaggaggtatCCTGTTAGATGATGAGTCCAGGAGTGGACCCCATGACATCGAAAGGGCTTTCTATAGGCTGCATCAGGGTCTGTGTGTAGTCACAAAGGCGAATGGATGAAGAGAAAGTGAGGAAGGGCTGGAGAATTAGGATAGCTAGTGGGGcaagggggtgggagatgggTGTCTCAGGCAAGTGAGGCATTTCTGCATGGCTGCAAAGGAAAGTGACTGGAGTGAAGGTCTGCATTGATTGGCCAAGCCCTGAGTATTGTAGAGGAAGATTGGTAGGCATAGGGATTATGCAGCTGTGGGTGAGGAGCATGGAGGTAGGAGTGCATTGGCAGTGGGAGGTAGGCTGGTTatacagggtggggagaggtgatGTCAGTCCCAGTTCTCTGCGACTGGCTGTACTCTGAGTGACCATGCCTTTGAAAGCAGTGAGTGGTTTCTTAAGATAAGCTCATTAAGCAACTCCAGTGAGATTTCTATGCCATCATATCCCAGAACAGCCTCATCCCATCCCCATATGGCAGCAACATGTTCTGTAACGCAGAACTGCCTTTGGCAATATAGCATCCAAAATCACTCTGACCAAACTGCACTCCTGATTGTTCTTCCAAGTTGACTGTAGAACAGTGTCTCTTATCTACATAAGGTTTGTGCAGTCTGATTAGACAGCTGGCTTGAAAACAAGACTCTTGATGACATCATTTCAGAACATGACATCAGCAAGGAACAACCAGCAGCTTGTTCTGCCCAGGCATGTCAAAACTAATAAATAAATGAGAGCTAATAAACGATACCTAATAAAGGCATCAGCTAAGTAACTTTCAGGACCCGAAGTATGGGTGCAGATCACTAAGGATAGCTGCAGAGCCCGGGGATCCCAACAGCAGGCATCTGTTAGAAGCTTCTGCAGCATtttctttccctgccctgctctgcatgAGGGACAGAGAGAAAGACCTTTGAGTGCCCCAATACAAGGGCACATAACACAGCCCCATAACAAGTCCTGCAGATCTGCTCCCAGGATTATTCTGAACGTGTATTAAAGAATTGTGTAATACAACTGAAACCAGTCCCGGGAGATGAAACTAAATCCCAGAACTCCACTCGACAGGTAAGTGTCCTAACTACCAAAATAGAAAACAGGCCCTCTCGTGCGCTCTCTCTCCCTCAGGCCCAATGGATGTTGAATCCTTTTCCACACAGTAGCCAAACTCCaacaggtgggtgctgcccccacccaggtaAGGCCTGGTGGTTAGGACCTACCCCTGGGGCATGTGGGTTGGAATCGTTTCAAGTAGAGGTAGGAACAGGCCCCAGGTCATTCACTTCCTGGGGGAGTGATTTAACCCCTAGCCTTAGTCTCCAGCCACATTTTAAGAGAAAGCAATGGCAGCAACTGCATTTTGGAGGGAACCCAAAGCTGTCAGCACATGCTAGGCCTGCTCTGAGAATGCTTACTAAGTCAAGCCCTCAGGGGACTCAGGCAGAGAGCACATCAGTTCTGGATCCTCATATGGCCCAGCTGTAAGCTTGACACCAAGGTGCTCAGCTCCATCAAGACGGGCAGTTTTGGGCAAATGCTAGGGCATCACTCAGAGGCTTGGGGACCTTGCAGGTCACACAGAAAAGCTCTCTGGCAATCATCTGCCTCcagggcttggcagcagcagagcaggggtctCCAAGATTGTAGTTTTGGATTTAGACACATTCCAGTTAGTCCCACTTCCCACTGCTTCTCCAGGCTGTGTTGGTCCCAACACCTGAGCTGGCTCAATCAGAACTAGCTTAGGCCTCTCCACAGCATTGTGCCTCTGCTCCCCATCTGCGCAAAGAAGATAACAGCACTTCCCTgccatggagggtggggggctgagagGAGGCGTACATTAGATGGAATACTCTTGTACTGCAGTGATGGAGCCTGTAGATAGATTCCATTATTGAGACCCATTCAGGCAATATGCTTATTCATAACAGTACCTCTTGGGTGCTATTCTCAGTTTATAGCCCCCGATCATCCCCAGAGGAAAGCCTGCTGTGGACCAATGGCAGTATATAGCCCTTTCGCTTACTATTCTCTGCGTACAGCATCCTAGTCATTAAGCTTTGTTAATTTTCTCTCCAGCTGCAGATTTCACCCTTATATAGAAAACGGGCTCATTTTCAcgataaaaaaagaaatcatttgcAATAGCAGAAGTGCCTTAAATATAAAAAGCACAATGTGATTCCAAAGGTCACAGTTTGGCTGGGACTGCAAAATTCCTAGAGTCCACCTGAAGGCACTTTGGTTTTTGAACTAGCTGAAAGCAAATTGGAAATCTTTTCCTTCTAGTGTGAAAGAAGAGCTGGGAAACTTCATggatcaggggcaggggctggggtatgAAGTacgtgctgctgccactttggTTCCAAGTAGGTCCTTGGAGAGCATAAATTGTTCCATTTAATGATTCAGAGCAAGCAGGTGAAAGAAGCCGGTAGGGCTCAGCCCAATTCACTCCATGACAATAGACATGTCAACAGAAAGACAGAGGGTTTAAAAGCACTGTGGAAACTGAGCTGCACTCTTCGTGTTGTGTCACCTCTGGTCAGGA
Above is a genomic segment from Alligator mississippiensis isolate rAllMis1 chromosome 10, rAllMis1, whole genome shotgun sequence containing:
- the CABP7 gene encoding calcium-binding protein 7 isoform X1; its protein translation is MLKPMSPEFTWMSSGNPGYNVESSPGGTHTSGPNSESLSCVKSIWKEIREAFKVFDRDGNGFISKQELGTAMRSLGYMPNEVELEVIIQRLDMDGDGQVDFEEFVTLLGPKLSTSGIPEKFHGTDFDTVFWKCDMQKLTVDELKRLLYDTFCEHLSMKDIENIIMTEEESHMGNAEECPVDVESKCPLPPTAADTGRASPYWYLPYSHGPEPYGARCCIDTGQKDSQGAQEITVRSMQTAIFFRFWEVPKNVKEFFFRSA
- the CABP7 gene encoding calcium-binding protein 7 isoform X3, with product MLKPMSPEFTWMSSGNPGYNVESSPGGTHTSGPNSESLSCVKSIWKEIREAFKVFDRDGNGFISKQELGTAMRSLGYMPNEVELEVIIQRLDMDGDGQVDFEEFVTLLGPKLSTSGIPEKFHGTDFDTVFWKCDMQKLTVDELKRLLYDTFCEHLSMKDIENIIMTEEESHMGNAEECPVDVETCSNQQIRQTCVRKSLICAFAIAFIISVMLIAANQVLRSGMK
- the CABP7 gene encoding calcium-binding protein 7 isoform X2; the encoded protein is MPFHPVTAALMYRGIYTIPNILTEQHPVEIPEDELEEIREAFKVFDRDGNGFISKQELGTAMRSLGYMPNEVELEVIIQRLDMDGDGQVDFEEFVTLLGPKLSTSGIPEKFHGTDFDTVFWKCDMQKLTVDELKRLLYDTFCEHLSMKDIENIIMTEEESHMGNAEECPVDVESKCPLPPTAADTGRASPYWYLPYSHGPEPYGARCCIDTGQKDSQGAQEITVRSMQTAIFFRFWEVPKNVKEFFFRSA
- the CABP7 gene encoding calcium-binding protein 7 isoform X4; amino-acid sequence: MPFHPVTAALMYRGIYTIPNILTEQHPVEIPEDELEEIREAFKVFDRDGNGFISKQELGTAMRSLGYMPNEVELEVIIQRLDMDGDGQVDFEEFVTLLGPKLSTSGIPEKFHGTDFDTVFWKCDMQKLTVDELKRLLYDTFCEHLSMKDIENIIMTEEESHMGNAEECPVDVETCSNQQIRQTCVRKSLICAFAIAFIISVMLIAANQVLRSGMK